ACCGCCGCCAGTGTTGGCAACAATCCCGCCGCACCGACAATGGCCGACATCACAATGTCTACGTCAGGATGAGCAGCAATGTCACACATGGCCTGAGTGCCACAGAGCACTTCAGTCTGTTGGCTGTTGAGGGCTGCGCTTACTTCTCTGGCAGCGTCCTCAGCACCCATAACAACATAACGAGGCTGATGCTTCAGCGCTTGTTCGATAACCCGTTGAACATTACGTCCGGCAACCAGCGCAAAAACCTGATACTGTTCGCAATTTCGCTCAACAACATCCAGCGTTGATGTGCCAATAGAGCCCGTAGACCCCAAGATCACCAGGTTTTGCTTGTCACTCATAGTGTCACCGTCCAGGCGTACAACAAGGCAAAAATCGGGGCTGCTGCTGTTAAACTATCGATACGGTCAAGAATACCGCCATGTCCTGGTAGACATTTGCCCGAGTCTTTTAACCCAGCTTCACGTTTAAACATGCTTTCCAGCAAATCACCGACAGCAGAAAACAATGCAATCACAACGGTTAACCCTGCATACAATAGCCACTGGTGTTGCGCTACGTCGCTGCAGTAGCAGAAAATAACCACAAACACGACAGACGTCAGTAAACCGCCAATCAACCCTTCAATCGTTTTATTGGGGCTGACGTTGGGCATCAACTTGTGTTTGCCAAAATTCTTACCGGCAAAGTAGGCGCCTATGTCTGCACTCCAGACAATGCCCAGCACCACCATGATTAACACTGAGCCATATTGCTCTGCCTGATGATACTCTGCACTGCGCAGCACATTCAGTGCCAGCCAAAGTGGAATTAAGGTCAAGAAGCCGGCGATGGTACGCATGATCATACCTTCATTCCAGGCTTTCGCCATACGCGGGTAATTCATAACCAGCACGGTTGCAACCAGCCACCAGGCCGCTGCAAGGGTAAAGACGTAGTTTGCATCGGCGACCAGACGTCCCTGGTGCCAGAGCTCTGTGATTGGCCAGTGGGTATGAAGAACCGCCAGAACCGCGGCCATCATGACAACATAAATGCCTTTATGCAGGCGATTAGTCAGGCCGATAAAGGCCGCCCATTCCCAGGCACCCATCAGGATAATGGCGCCGGCAATCACGCTAAATAAATTCAGCGGTGTAAAAAACACCAATAGTAAAGCCAGTGGCGCCAGCACCACCGACGTCATAACACGTTGTTTTAACAAATTTTGTACCTTTAACTTGTTGTTTTGCTCTCGGCGAGTAATTGTTTTATTTGTTCGCCGGTACAACCGAAACGTCGTTCTCTCGAAACGTAACAGGCAAGCGCTTCAGAAAACGCTTCTTCATTAAAGTCTGGCCATAATGTTTCGGTAAAGTAGAGCTCAGCATACGCTGCCTGCCACAGTAAGAAATTACTAATGCGGTAATCTCCACCGGTGCGGATCAATAGATCAAGCGGGCTTTGGTCCGCCATGGTCAGCTGTGACGAAATCGCCTCTTCTGTAATATCGCTCGCCTGGATGGCGCCTTCAGCGACCTGCTCAGCCAAAGATTGAGCAGCCTGCACAATATCCCAACGACCGCCGTAGTTAGCCGCGATGTTCAACTTGAGTCCCGAATTGTGCTCGGTTAACTGTTCTGCATCGACCACTTTTTGCTGCAACCCGGCTGGGAAGCGCGAGATATCTCCGATGATTGACAGCTTCACATTGTTTTTATGGAGCTTCTTAACTTCTTTACTCAATACAAACAGGAATAATTCCATCAAAGTGCTGACTTCGTCCTCTGGACGACGCCAGTTTTCACTACTGAAAGCGAACAACGTCAATGACTCTATCCCTAGCTTAGAGCAAAACTGCACAGCATTGCGAACTGAATCTACCCCTTTTTTGTGTCCATATGCACGGGGACGCTTACGCGCCTGAGCCCAGCGGCCATTTCCGTCCATAATGATAGCGACATGTTTGGGCAGAGATTGCTGTGAAATTGCGTCAGCGGTTAAAATCATAATGCCTATTTAAGTAAAAAAAAACGCCGTCTAGTATACCTTAGACGGCGCTGCAAACCTAATAAATTTGTGGCTGCTTAGATTTCCATCAGCTCTGCTTCTTTAGCGCTCAGCTGAGTGTCCATCTCTTTGATAAACTTATCAGTTAGCTTCTGGATCTCGTCTTCTGCCTGACGTGCTTCGTCCTCAGAAATCTCTTTATCCTTCAGCAGTGATTTCACGTCACCGTTGGCGTCACGACGAATGTTACGAACCGCAACACGGCCGCCTTCAACTTCGCCACGTACGATTTTGATCAGGTCCTTACGACGCTCTTCCGTCAACGGAGGAAGTGGTACACGGATAACCGTACCCGCAGACATTGGGTTAAGGCCCAAATCAGACGCCATGATCGCTTTTTCTACCGCTTGTGCCAAAGACTTGTCAAATACGCTGATAGCCAGTGTACGTGAATCTTCTACTGTCACGTTAGCAACCTGATTAAGCGGCGTGTCAGCACCGTAGTAAGATACAGAAATGCCATCAAGCAATGCCGGGTGTGCACGGCCAGTACGGATTTTAGATAGCTGGCTTGCCAGCGCAGCTACGCTTTTTGTCATGCGCTCTTGCGCATCTTTTTTAATATCATCAATCACAGTGCTATCCTATTCTTTACTGTATTAATCGGACTCAGCTTGCAGGTTAAGTTGCTGGTGTAGCCAGCCAATGCGCCAGAGCGCTTACTCTGCAGCTGGTTGTGTACTGATTAACGTACCTTCTTCTTCACCCATGATAACCCGCTTTAATGCGCCAGGCTTGTTCATGTTGAATACGCTCAAAGGCATGTTGTGGTCACGGGCCAGCGTAAATGCCGCCAGGTCCATCACCTTTAATTCTCTTTCAATCACTTCATTGTACGTCAGGTGACGGTGTAATTCTGCATCCGGGTTTTTCACTGGGTCATCACTGAATACGCCGTCTACTTTGGTCGCTTTGATAACAGTGTCAGCTTCAATTTCAATACCGCGCAAACAAGCCGCTGAATCAGTTGTGAAGAACGGGTTACCGGTACCCGCAGAGAAGATAACCACACGGCCTGATTTCAGTAAGCTGATTGCTTCCGCCCAGTTATACGCATCACAAACACCATTCAGAGGAATGGCAGACATCAGACGTGCATTCACAAATGCTCTGTGCAGCGCATCGCGCATTGCCAGGCCATTCATCACAGTTGCCAGCATGCCCATGTGATCGCCCACTACGCGATTCATGCCCGCTTCGGCTAACGAGCCGCCACGTAAGAAGTTACCGCCGCCGATAACCAAACCCACTTCTACGTCGAGTTCTACAAGTTCTTTTATTTCTTGGGCCATACGATCCAATACTTTAGGATCGATTCCAAAGCCTTCATCTCCCATCAAAGCTTCGCCGCTAAGTTTAAGAAGAACGCGTCTAAAAACAGGTTTTCGATTGATAGTCATAATTTCCGGGCCAAATTAAAAGTGAGATACAAAATAACCGCGCTTATGAAAGACATAAATGCGCGGTTATTTTAGAGAATTTTGTGCAGTGACGCAAAAGCAAATCTCATCTCGAGGGGGCTTTTGCATCACTTAATCACCTAAGCGTGATTATTCGCCTTTAGCAGCCGCGATTTGAGCAGCAACTTCAGCAGCGAAGTCTTCTTCTTTCTTCTCGATACCTTCACCTACTTCAAGGCGAATGAATGAAGAAACAGAAGCACCTTTTTCTTTCAGGTACTCACCAACAGACTTCTTAGGCTCCATGATGAAAGCCTGACCAGTAAGAGAGATCTCACCAGTGAACTTCTTCATGCGGCCAACAACCATTTTCTCAGCGATTTCAGCAGGCTTGCCTTCGTTCATTGCGATTTCAACCTGAACCGCTTTTTCTTTCTCTACAACCTCAGCAGGTACATCTTCTGGGTTTAGGTAGTCAGGCTTAGAAGCAGCAACGTGCATTGCAACGTGCTTCAGCGTTTCTTCGTCAGCTTCACCAGTTACAACAACACCGATACGGTCGCCGTGACGGTAAGCAGAGATGTTTGCACCATCGATGTACTCAACGCGACGTACGTTGATGTTTTCACCGATTTTAGCAACTAGTGCAACACGCGTTTCTTCGAACTTAGCTTTCAAAGTCTCGATGTCTGTCTTAGCTTCAGTAGCAGCGTCAAGAACAGTGTTTGCAAAACCCAGGAAGTTTTCGTCTTTAGCAACGAAGTCAGTTTGACAGTTAACTTCAAGAAGTGCAGCGAAACCTTCACCTTGCTTGATAAGGATTGTACCTTCAGCAGCAATGTTACCAGCTTTTTTAGCCGCTTTAGCAGCACCGCTCTTACGCATGTTTTCGATAGCTAGATCGATGTCACCGTTAGTTTCAGTTAGTGCTTTTTTACAATCCATCATGCCAGCGCCAGTGCGCTCGCGAAGTTCTTTAACTAGGGCAGCAGTTACAGCCATTAGAATATCCTCAATTCTGAATTCGGTTTTTTGATAAGCGAATTACCGCTTGTAAAGAATATCAAGTCTTCGGAAAAATAAGATGAAGACTTGATGACAGCTTAGTGCGTTACAACCGGCCACCCGCACACATTGTTGCCAGTGGCACGGTTTGTAATCTATTACTCAGCTTCTACGAAGTCGTCGCTTTCAGCTTGAGCAACGATGTTGCTTTCACGACCTTCAGTGATAGCAGTTGCAACAGCACCAGTGTAAAGCTGGATAGCGCGGATCGCATCATCGTTACCAGGGATGATGTAGTCAACGCCGTCTGGGTTAGAGTTAGTATCAACAACAGATACTACTGGAATGCCCAGGTTGTTTGCTTCACGGATAGCGATGTGCTCGTGGTCAGCATCGATGATGAAGATAGCGTCTGGAAGACCGCCCATATCTTTGATACCACCAAGGCTCTTTTCAAGCTTTTCCATTTCGCGAGTTTTCATCAAAGCTTCTTTTTTAGTCAGCTTCTCGAAAGTACCGTCTTGGCTTTGAGCTTCAAGGTCTTTAAGACGCTTGATTGATTGACGAACTGTTTTCCAGTTAGTCAACATACCACCTAACCAACGGTGATTTACGTAGAACTGCTCGCTTTGAATAGCTGCTTCTTTAACTGCTTCGCTTGCAGCGCGCTTAGTACCAACGAAAAGGATTTTACCTTTGTTAGATGCAACGTTCGAAAGGAACTTAAGTGCATCGTTGAACATAGGAACAGTCTTTTCCAGGTTGATGATATGTACTTTGTTACGTGCGCCGAAGATGAAAGGCTTCATCTTAGGGTTCCAGTAACGAGCCTGGTGACCAAAGTGAACACCAGCTTGAAGCATATCGCGCATTGAAACGTTTGCCATTTGTATTTTCCTCTAATTTAAGTAGGGTTAGGCCTCCACATATCCCATAACACCAACAAGTTCGAAAATTCGGTTACCCGATAATCAGGTAAACCGGTTATTAGTCCCGAGCCTGCACCCAAGTGTATGTGTCGATATGTGTGTGTGTTAAAATTAAATTTCGTGTTGTCTTCGTTACAAACAACCTGTGAGCCTCACCAGGCCGAAAGATTTATTTGTAAAAAGACGGCGCGCTTTATACCATATAAAAGAAATTAACTCAACGTTTGGGCTAAAAATCGTTCATAAACTAGCCCGGTGTTGTTGCGTCGAAACTATGACTTGGAGTCTCAATGAGTGCAGTGATCAAAACCCCTGAAGAAATCGAAAAGATGCGTGTTGCCGGTAAGTTAGCCGCTGAAGTCTTGGAAATGATTGAACCTTATGTCAAACCAGGGGTGACGACCGATGAGCTAAACACCATTTGTCATAACTACATTGTAGATGTGCAGCAAGCAGTGCCTGCTCCACTTAACTACCACGGTTTCCCGAAGTCGATTTGTACCTCAGTAAACCATGTCATTTGTCATGGTATTCCAAACGACAAGCCACTCAAAGATGGCGACATCATCAACATTGACGTGACCGTTATCAAAGATGGCTATCACGGCGATACCTCGAAGATGTTTTTTGTTGGCAAACCCAGTATTCAGGGCAAGCGCCTGAGCGAAGTCACTCAGGAAGCGCTGTACATAGGTATTCGCATGGTGAAGCCTGGTGTACGCATTGGTGATATCGGGGCTGCTATCCAAAAATATGCAGAAGGCTTTAATTACTCTATCGTCCGTGAATATTGCGGCCATGGCATTGGCGCAGAATTCCACGAAGAACCGCAAATCGTCCACTATGGTAAAGCAGGCACCGGAGAAGCCCTTGAAGCAGGTATGTGCCTGACCATTGAACCTATGGTCAATGCCGGCAAACGCCACTGCAAACTGCTGAAAGACGACTGGACCGTGGTAACCAAAGACCGTAGCTTATCTGCACAGTGGGAGCATACGCTGCTGGTCACAGAAAATGGTGTAGAGATCCTGACATTGCGCAGCGACGACACCATTGAGCGAGTGATTGAGCACAGCGCTTAATTCTTGCCATACCAACGCCACCATCGCGGTGGCGTTGCCATCCACCCGCTATGCTGCCTTTTCATCCAGTTGAACGCCCTTCGCCAATCACAACCTCGCATTTTTTTGTGACTTAGTGTAAAACTGAGCTGTGAGTTTTGCGCGCAACATAGGGAGCCCAGGTGGCACTACCAAACAAAGTAAAAACGCTTCTCGACGAAGCGCAAACCTTGAATGATTACAAAAACTGCCAGGCCTATTTTTATAAATGGCTGAACAACCAGTTTTCCAAGCAACCCGTCAGACAGCTGATCAATGCCCGGGCCGAGTTTATTGACCGACTGTTGATAAAGCTCTATACCGAAACCGGGCTGGCCCAATTCCCCGATCTGGCCCTAATTGGTGTGGGGGGATATGGCCGCGGCGAAT
This genomic stretch from Pseudoalteromonas rubra harbors:
- a CDS encoding phosphatidate cytidylyltransferase; its protein translation is MLKQRVMTSVVLAPLALLLVFFTPLNLFSVIAGAIILMGAWEWAAFIGLTNRLHKGIYVVMMAAVLAVLHTHWPITELWHQGRLVADANYVFTLAAAWWLVATVLVMNYPRMAKAWNEGMIMRTIAGFLTLIPLWLALNVLRSAEYHQAEQYGSVLIMVVLGIVWSADIGAYFAGKNFGKHKLMPNVSPNKTIEGLIGGLLTSVVFVVIFCYCSDVAQHQWLLYAGLTVVIALFSAVGDLLESMFKREAGLKDSGKCLPGHGGILDRIDSLTAAAPIFALLYAWTVTL
- a CDS encoding isoprenyl transferase codes for the protein MILTADAISQQSLPKHVAIIMDGNGRWAQARKRPRAYGHKKGVDSVRNAVQFCSKLGIESLTLFAFSSENWRRPEDEVSTLMELFLFVLSKEVKKLHKNNVKLSIIGDISRFPAGLQQKVVDAEQLTEHNSGLKLNIAANYGGRWDIVQAAQSLAEQVAEGAIQASDITEEAISSQLTMADQSPLDLLIRTGGDYRISNFLLWQAAYAELYFTETLWPDFNEEAFSEALACYVSRERRFGCTGEQIKQLLAESKTTS
- the frr gene encoding ribosome recycling factor; the protein is MIDDIKKDAQERMTKSVAALASQLSKIRTGRAHPALLDGISVSYYGADTPLNQVANVTVEDSRTLAISVFDKSLAQAVEKAIMASDLGLNPMSAGTVIRVPLPPLTEERRKDLIKIVRGEVEGGRVAVRNIRRDANGDVKSLLKDKEISEDEARQAEDEIQKLTDKFIKEMDTQLSAKEAELMEI
- the pyrH gene encoding UMP kinase; its protein translation is MTINRKPVFRRVLLKLSGEALMGDEGFGIDPKVLDRMAQEIKELVELDVEVGLVIGGGNFLRGGSLAEAGMNRVVGDHMGMLATVMNGLAMRDALHRAFVNARLMSAIPLNGVCDAYNWAEAISLLKSGRVVIFSAGTGNPFFTTDSAACLRGIEIEADTVIKATKVDGVFSDDPVKNPDAELHRHLTYNEVIERELKVMDLAAFTLARDHNMPLSVFNMNKPGALKRVIMGEEEGTLISTQPAAE
- the tsf gene encoding translation elongation factor Ts; this translates as MAVTAALVKELRERTGAGMMDCKKALTETNGDIDLAIENMRKSGAAKAAKKAGNIAAEGTILIKQGEGFAALLEVNCQTDFVAKDENFLGFANTVLDAATEAKTDIETLKAKFEETRVALVAKIGENINVRRVEYIDGANISAYRHGDRIGVVVTGEADEETLKHVAMHVAASKPDYLNPEDVPAEVVEKEKAVQVEIAMNEGKPAEIAEKMVVGRMKKFTGEISLTGQAFIMEPKKSVGEYLKEKGASVSSFIRLEVGEGIEKKEEDFAAEVAAQIAAAKGE
- the rpsB gene encoding 30S ribosomal protein S2 — encoded protein: MANVSMRDMLQAGVHFGHQARYWNPKMKPFIFGARNKVHIINLEKTVPMFNDALKFLSNVASNKGKILFVGTKRAASEAVKEAAIQSEQFYVNHRWLGGMLTNWKTVRQSIKRLKDLEAQSQDGTFEKLTKKEALMKTREMEKLEKSLGGIKDMGGLPDAIFIIDADHEHIAIREANNLGIPVVSVVDTNSNPDGVDYIIPGNDDAIRAIQLYTGAVATAITEGRESNIVAQAESDDFVEAE
- the map gene encoding type I methionyl aminopeptidase encodes the protein MSAVIKTPEEIEKMRVAGKLAAEVLEMIEPYVKPGVTTDELNTICHNYIVDVQQAVPAPLNYHGFPKSICTSVNHVICHGIPNDKPLKDGDIINIDVTVIKDGYHGDTSKMFFVGKPSIQGKRLSEVTQEALYIGIRMVKPGVRIGDIGAAIQKYAEGFNYSIVREYCGHGIGAEFHEEPQIVHYGKAGTGEALEAGMCLTIEPMVNAGKRHCKLLKDDWTVVTKDRSLSAQWEHTLLVTENGVEILTLRSDDTIERVIEHSA